The Catellicoccus marimammalium M35/04/3 region ACGTAATCAACGTAAGGTTTACCAAGGTCGCGTGGTTTCTGACAAAAACGATAAAACAATCGTTGTTGAAGTAGCTACACGTAAAACACATCCTATTTATGGTAAACGCGTAAAATATTCTAAAAAATATACAGCTCATGACGAAAACAATACAGCAAAAGTTGGCGATATCGTGAAAATCATGGAAACTCGTCCACTATCTGCTACAAAACGTTTCCGTTTAGTAGAAATTGTTGAAGAAGCAGTAATCATTTAATGATTACGCTCGCTCAACAATTGGAACATTAAGGTCTGAAAGGAGGATACTAAGTTGATCCAACAAGAAAGTCGATTAAAAGTTGCCGATAACTCAGGTGCTCGTGAAGTTTTAACAATTAAAGTGTTAGGCGGATCTAACCGTAAAACTGCAAACATCGGAGACATCATCGTTGCTACAGTTAAACAAGCAACACCAGGTGGAGTTGTTAAAAAAGGTGATGTTGTCAAAGCCGTTATCGTTCGTACAAAATCAGGTGCACGTCGTCCAGACGGTTCATATATTAAATTTGACGAAAATGCATGTGTAATCATCCGTGATGACAAGAGTCCTCGTGGAACACGTATCTTTGGACCTGTTGCTCGTGAACTTCGTGATAACAACTTCATGAAGATCGTTTCACTAGCACCAGAAGTATTATAATATCCCATTCAAAACACAAGGAGGTGCAACGAAATGTTCGTAAAAAAAGGCGATAAAGTTAAAGTAATCACTGGTAAAGACAAAGGTAAAGAAGGCGTTGTTAAAACAGCTTTACCAAAACAAAACAAAGTGATCGTAGAAGGAATTAACATCGTTAAAAAACATTCAAAACCAAGTGCAGCCGCTCCTCAAGGTGGGATTGTTGAAACAGAAGCTCCACTTCATGTTTCTAACGTTATGCTAATTGACCCATCAACAGGTGAAGCAACACGCGTTGGTTATAAAGTAGAAAACGGTAAAAAAGTTCGTTACGCTAAAAAATCAGGCGAAATTTTAGATAAATAATAGTTAAGGAAGGAGGTTTGCGTTGCATGAACCGCTTAAAAGAAAAATACTTAAACGAAGTAACACCAGCTATGGTGGAAAAATTTAACTACACTTCAGTAATGCAAACACCAAAAGTTGAAAAAATCGTAATCAACATGGGTGTTGGTGATGCTGTTTCTAACTCTAAAAATTTAGATAAAGCTGTAGAAGAGTTAGCTTTAATTACAGGACAAAAACCATTGGTAACAAAAGCGAAAAAATCAATCGCTGGTTTCCGTTTACGTGAAGGTATGCCAATCGGTGCGAAAGTTACTTTACGTGGTGAACGTATGTACGAATTTTTAGATAAATTAGTAACTGTTTCTTTACCACGTGTACGTGACTTCCATGGTGTAAGCAAGAAAGCTTTCGATGGCCGTGGTAACTACACTTTAGGTGTTAAAGAACAATTAATCTTCCCAGAAATCGATTACGATTTGGTAGATAAAGTTCGTGGTATGGACATCGTTATCGTAACAACAGCGAATACTGACGAAGAAGCTCGTGAGTTATTAACTCAACTTGGAATGCCATTCCAAAAATAATTAAAGGAGGCGAATGATATGGCTAAAAAATCAATGATTGCTAAGAACAAACGTCCAGCAAAATTCTCAACTCAAGAATATACACGTTGCGAACGTTGTGGTCGTCCACACTCAGTGTATCGTAAATTCCACTTATGCCGTATTTGCTTCCGTGAACTTGCCTACAAAGGACAAATTCCCGGCGTGAAGAAAGCAAGCTGGTAGAACATATAAAATATTACTGAGAAGGAGGTTACACACTAATGACTATGACAGATCCAATCGCAGATTTCTTAACACGCATTCGTAATGCGAACATGGTTAAACATGAAAGTTTAGAAGTGCCTGCATCAAAAATGAAACGTGAAATCGCTGAAATCTTAAAACGTGAAGGTTTCATCCGTGACGTTGAATACATTGAAGATGACAAACAAGGTGTTATCCGCGTATTCTTAAGCTACGGCAAAAACGAAGAACGTGTAATTACAAACTTAAAACGTATTTCTAAACCAGGTTTACGTGCATACGTAAAAGCAAACGAAGTACCAAAAGTATTAAATGGATTAGGTATTGCAATTTTATCAACATCTGAAGGTGTAATGACTGATAAAGAAGCTCGCGAACGCAATATCGGTGGCGAAGTTATCGCTTACGTTTGGTAATATATAATTAAAACGCAAGGAGGTGC contains the following coding sequences:
- a CDS encoding type Z 30S ribosomal protein S14; the protein is MAKKSMIAKNKRPAKFSTQEYTRCERCGRPHSVYRKFHLCRICFRELAYKGQIPGVKKASW
- the rplN gene encoding 50S ribosomal protein L14, yielding MIQQESRLKVADNSGAREVLTIKVLGGSNRKTANIGDIIVATVKQATPGGVVKKGDVVKAVIVRTKSGARRPDGSYIKFDENACVIIRDDKSPRGTRIFGPVARELRDNNFMKIVSLAPEVL
- the rpsH gene encoding 30S ribosomal protein S8, producing MTMTDPIADFLTRIRNANMVKHESLEVPASKMKREIAEILKREGFIRDVEYIEDDKQGVIRVFLSYGKNEERVITNLKRISKPGLRAYVKANEVPKVLNGLGIAILSTSEGVMTDKEARERNIGGEVIAYVW
- the rplX gene encoding 50S ribosomal protein L24 produces the protein MFVKKGDKVKVITGKDKGKEGVVKTALPKQNKVIVEGINIVKKHSKPSAAAPQGGIVETEAPLHVSNVMLIDPSTGEATRVGYKVENGKKVRYAKKSGEILDK
- the rpsQ gene encoding 30S ribosomal protein S17; translated protein: MTEERNQRKVYQGRVVSDKNDKTIVVEVATRKTHPIYGKRVKYSKKYTAHDENNTAKVGDIVKIMETRPLSATKRFRLVEIVEEAVII
- the rplE gene encoding 50S ribosomal protein L5 yields the protein MNRLKEKYLNEVTPAMVEKFNYTSVMQTPKVEKIVINMGVGDAVSNSKNLDKAVEELALITGQKPLVTKAKKSIAGFRLREGMPIGAKVTLRGERMYEFLDKLVTVSLPRVRDFHGVSKKAFDGRGNYTLGVKEQLIFPEIDYDLVDKVRGMDIVIVTTANTDEEARELLTQLGMPFQK